The genomic window GCTACCCTAGACCCCAATACTACGATGTACcaagtacttaggtacaTAGAAACCCACGCACTAGGTCTGCGCCAAAACCTCCGAGACGTCGAATTTAGAGGGCCTCAGGCAAATGACTACAAAAATCCGATTCAGACGCGtgtatatatttttatttgATTTTTTTCTCTCGTGTCTCTATACAGGTACGGTGTGCGGCTAGTTCTATCCCCTTCACTTCCCCGGCCCTATAAATAGGGAGGATAGTACATGCGGCCCGCTGGCCTGCAAGATCTGAGGGTGTTCTGGAAGCctttggcaacattgaataaAAACGCCGGATCGACGCTAATGCAGGTGTGGCTGTGCTGGGCCAGTGCAGCCCCAAGCCCCAGTTCCCTCTAGCctaagtacatatgtatcctTTGTCATGGGCTGCATAACCAATATCCGTGCATTGAACAAGCAGTTCtatacaagaagaatgccgAGCAAGTACTACCCAAACATACGGCTTGACCGAATTTTCTATTCATAGAAAGCTTGCATACACGCGAAAGTCATTTCAAAAATGCAACACCACAAAATTTCATCTGCACTAGCACAGCAGGAAATGATAATAGGCTAGACGAGATGCGGACACAGAAATTTTGTTCGCACGGAGTATTTTGTGCTCCAACAAACCGACCCCGGGCTACTGGGTGAAAGCACGATGTAATGCTCATGACACAGGGAATTgatttatattttttagttttctttctttctaTTActtacatatatatacacggttttttttttcgcttCGGCTCATTCTGTTCTGCTGTCTGCTGCAGGAATGACTTATGGTCCAAATGTACCAAGAATATGCCGGCTCACGTGTCTTGGCATCGCCTCCAAAGTATCTGGCTGCCCCACGACGCCAACCGCTACGTTTTCGTCAGCCATGACCGCAACCCCGACTGACGATCGAGACCACAGCGTCTAGCAGCTCAGAATAACCTCTTGATAACAACATGGACCCGACTCTCCTCATAGGAGATATTGTAGAGAGAGAttcgaaggagaaaaggcCCGTTCGTTTTCCCGCAGTGCCGTCATCGTCTACCGGCTTCCCCTCACACAAGAGGCGCTGGAACAATTCTGCCTTCAAACAGCAACGAGCTGGGAATCTCGACCAGAAAGCCCCTGCATTCGAAGAGAATGAGAACGTTGACATACAAGGAACTGGAAAGCAAAATGATAATCCGTCGCAAGGCTTTGACCGGGCGGAGAGACAGCGTATCGACCGAGAAAACAGACAGAAAttggcggccatgacacCGCAAGAAATCGCACAAGCACAGGAAGATATCATGACGGGGTTGAATCCTGGGCTTGTTCAGCGCTTACTGCAGCGCGCAACTATAGATGAACCAACTGGGCCTTCACCGTTTGATCTGCCGGATGACGTGACCAAGACCACAGGGCAAGCCGAGATCCCCTTGAGCAATCCTCCTTCGATCGAGATATCGGATTCCGAAAAGCCGCAGAATGTGCAGCCTTTGGAAGAGAGACATCAACCTGCGTCCGGCCCACATGGCAGAGAACCTGCAGGACTACCGTCGAAAAAGATTGCAGATGATTACGACGAAGATAAAGCCCCCTCTCAAATTCCAGCAGATTTATTCCCCATTAAAGAGCTGCCGAAGACAACGCACTTCCCTGTGCCGCCTAGCCTTCCAGATCTTGATCCTTCCGACCCCAACTTCCTGGCGACTCTCCATGAAAAATACTTCCCGGAACTCCCTGCGGACCCGAGTAAGCTTGCTTGGATGGCACCCCTACCCAGCGAAGATAGCACTGCGGACAAGGACTCAACGTATTATCCACACCCTGAAATTTCCGTATCAGCTCTGCGATTCGATTTCCGTGGTCGTTTTCTATCTCCAAGAGTGAGCCGCTCTATTGCTTCAACCAAAGGCCTGCACCACCACGGAGAGGCGCCCGAGGCTGCTGGGTATACCATTGCCGAGCTAGCACGCTTGGCTAGAAGTGCCGTACCTGCCCAGCGATGCTTGGCCTATCAAACCTTGGGAAGGATTCTATATCGCCTGGGCAACGGAGAATGGGGGAAAACCGACAACGACCCCATTGCCATGGGAATATGGGCAGCGGCGAAGAAGGGTAGAGTACTGGACAGTTTAATGGAGGCCGCTGCTGGTGAAGGTGGCCACCGAGGTAGCAGGGCATATGCCACTGAAGCCTTGTGGCTGTTTGAGAGAGGAGGCTGGAAAGAGAAGTATCAGGGGCGTTGAAGAAGCGTTCTAGAGTCAAGAGAGAGCCAAGGGCGAAAGggaaaacaacaacagcaacagtTCCGACTAGTGGTTTAGGCATCAACAAAGACCCGCGGATACATACTACAAACAATGGTGGTGGAGGCACTCAAAGGCCGAATTGCCCACACTTCGGACGAGTCACAACTAGGCATGGGCCAATCATTAATGCGTCGAGCATTTTTGTAATGTCGCAACATTGGCCAAATTTAATTTTTCGATGCGCATAAGTTTTGAAATCACGAAGCATTGAAGGCGGGCATTCTGCATGACGGGTTGAGACAGGGTTCAATACATCCCTGGCAGAAATAGGACTCCAGCAATGCTTGTGTCTCCATATGCAGGTGTCAACATGCGAGCAGAGCGAGAGGCCGGGGAAGTAGGCAATACCAGCGATGGGCACTTGAGATAAACTGTTGTCCGGCTCAAACGATACTACGTAGTGGTGTCCCGCCATGGGTTAAATCAATTGACCCCGGCTGTCTCCCGCTGGGCTGGCTGCTACTGGGCCGAGAAACAAACCAGACCGATTTTACTTGCCAGTCCAAACAACTTGCCTGCTAGCTACTTATGTAGGTTCGCAGCGAAAATGTACAAAGTATCTAGGTACATAGATTATTCAGTCCAGATTCTGGTTTTGGATATGAAAACAGCCACATCCGACCCAAAAGgaagtagtagtagtagctAGCTATCGTCATTCTCCAGCCCCCGATGTGTGTCTTTAATATTTGTGGGAGGTGTCGTTGGAGGAACGAGCGGTACTCTGGTATTGGACACTGCACAGCGGGAATGGTGTACTCGCCCGCCTTGATGCATGCCACGTCTTGTCAGGTAAAGTACCGATGAAGTTGGATTGGATGGTGTGTGGTGGTTGTGTGGATTGTGGATTATGGACTGTGGACTGAGAGACTGCGGACACTACtccatatgtatgtatgtactctaTCGGaattgccaatggccagtCAGACCGGCAAACAATAATCCATAAAAATATTGTATGCTCCAGTGATGATTGGTCCTGATGGTCGTCAATGTGCTCAACGGtgggacggggacggggacggggacgggaACTGGCTGtacggtacggagtagttcaGAATAGTGTTCACAtattgactttttttttttttggctcaAAGTTGCACCGGGACTTGCGCTGCGGCGGTTGGGCTGCTTGCACCGGCACTGGCGCGACTTGGTTGAGTTGGAAGTTAATTAGTAAAAGAGATGGACCCTCTCTGGAAAGGTTCGTTGACAAGTCTGCAGTTGGGACTGGGCACTCATAGCAATTGATCTAGGTGCACTAGACcagacttcaatgttgactctCCGTTGCCGGCCAGGCATTGCAGACCGTGTACAGAGTAGTAATTGGCCTTGACAGGCTTCAATACCAATTGAAAGATTCTGCTGCATTTCTGGTGCAACTGGGCCTGGGCCACATGCAGTCTGGTGAGGCAAGACGGCTCCAGTGGAAGCATAGTGAGTGATTGGAGATTTTAACAACAGTGCTAACTATACTAATACTACCAGACTAGTACTAGCACTAGACTCGAGTtgacccaaaaaaaaaaaaaaacacccgATCAGAAAACTGTGCCCGCATTTTCGCCTGCCCTTGTCTTGCTTCCCTTTCTCCCCATCCCAGCCCGACAGCACAACGgcatcgccgccgacgtcgccAATTCCCGTCCTCCCCCCTCTGGGTGCTCGCCCTTTGTTCCTTGTACGCCATTCTCGCTGCAGCCTGTTCTTCTAGTCTTCTTCTCTCCGACGTGTAGAAAACCTTCCTGGCCTTTGCCTACTGTCGCCGCCAATCCCAGACCGAGTCGCTGTCTTCCTTGATAGACCGCCTTTCGCGTCGCCCTTTGCCCATTGCTCATCGCCCATCGCTCTTGCAAGCGGACGAATTCAACAGAGTGTCAAGTCTGCTTGAATTGACTTCAGGCTTTGCGGCTTTGCTTTGTTGGCCTCGCTATTTCAGAAGCGATCAGGGGACCGGTTGTCTGTGACGCCGCTCATACCGCCAAGCGACAAAGAAGGCTTTCCATCAGAAGCCCCCATCGTGCCCCATTAGCATCAGCACCGGCATTTGTGTCGAACTCGTTGGAACCTTGCATCTCGCCTCGGACCCCATCGAGAACAATACAGACGCTGTCATCGATCTCGTTTACCGATACCCTCTGTCGGCTTGCGAATCGTGACGAGCCTGCCCGTCTTTGCGAGTGCCAACCAACAGCacggaaaaagaaaacgagagagaaaaaggacAGAGGTCAAAGCAAAAGTCCCTGCACGCAATTGCAACAACGTTGCAACAGAACAACTCTACGAGCCACCCACGTCTACTGCAAAACGCAAACACGTTTGAGATCCTGTGACTTTGACTAGCCATGGCATCTCCCTTGCAGTTCGCATATCGGACCCAGAAGGCCATTGGTGTCTTCGACGCCGCTCCGGCCTACGAGCCTCTCGCTGGGTTCACCAAGCCCGAAGGAAATCTGCGGTGCAGCGCATACTCGCCCTGCGGCCGTTTCTTTGGCTGGGCCTCTCCTGAAACCGTCACTGTTGTCGATGCCTCGGCTGGTAACGTCGTTCTCGTCttgcccatcatcaacgttTACGAGCTTGGTTTCTCCCCTCTAGGTACCTTTGTCATTACCTGGGAGCGGCCAGCCAAGGATGAGGCCGGTGACGCCACCAAGAACCTCAAGATCTGGCGGACAgtcgaggacggcgtcgccGGAGCTGACAAGCAACCCATTGGACGCTTTGTTCAGAAGCAGCAGGGTGGCTGGAACCTCCAGTACACGGCCGACGAGAAGTACTGTGCTCGGCTGGTCACGAATGAGGTCCAATTCTACCAGAGCCACGACCTCGTCACCGTCTGGAACAAGCTGAGGGTCGAAGGGGCCGCTAATTTCGCCCTTGCGCCGGGAAGCCAGAACCacgccgtggccgtctttgTCCCCGAGAGAAAGGTGAGTTTTCACTGCCACAAAGTGTGGTTAGCTTCCGCTCCTGCAAGGACATTATTGCTGACTTGCTCCTCCAGGGCCAACCCGCCGTCGTCAAGGTGTACAACGTCCCGCTCTTCCAGAACCCCATCTCGCAAAAGACCTTCTTCAAGGGCGACAAAGTCCAGTTCAAGTGGAATAAGCGTGGCTCCTCTCTGCTTGTCCTGGCTCAGACGGATGTCGATAGATCTGGCAAGAGCTACTATGGGGAGACTACTTTGTATCTGCTCAGCACCAACGGCGCCTTTGATGCTCGCGTGACCCTCGACAAAGAAGGCCCGATTCACGATGTGTCTTGGTCGCCAAATTCCCGTGAGTTTGGTGTCGTCTATGGCTACATGCCAGCCAAGGCTACCATCTTCAATGACCGAGCCGTCGCCAAGTACTCATTCCCTCTCGGCCCACGCAACACCATCACGTTTTCCCCGAATGCTCGCTTTGTCCTCGTTGCTGGCTTTGGCAACCTGGCCGGTCAGATCGACGTGTATGATCTGGAAAAGGACTATCGCAAGGTCTGCACTATTGAAAGCGGCAACCCCAGCGTGTGCGAGTGGAGCCCAGACAGTCGCTACATCATGACGGCCACAACATCCCCGCGTCTTCGTGTCGACAATGGCGTAAAGCTTTGGCACGTGGGCGGCAGCATCATGTATAGCGAAGATATGGTCGAGTTGTACAACGTTTTGTGGCGACCTTCGGCTCCTGAGAATGTGGCCGGTGGTGATCCGCTCAACCCTGTGCCCTCCCCCCATgcctctgctgctgcttacCTTGGTACTGTGAAGACGCCCAGCAAACCTGCCGGGGCTTACAGGCCCCCCGGCGCCAGAGGTCTGGCCACGCCTCTTCACTTCAAGCGCGAAGACGAGGGCGGTGCAGCCCACTTTGTGAGCAACGGAACGCAGAACGTTGGTCCCAACGGCTTCggtcgtcctcgccgtggAGTCCCCGGTGCTGAGCCAGCCGAACCGTCGCAAGCCGCGGCGAGGGTTGTGCCTGGAGCCGAGCCAGTAGGTGAAGATGGCGCcaagaagaataagaagaagcGTGGCAAGAAGAATAACCAAGAAGGCCGGCCCGAGGCGGAGCCCAATGGCGGCGCTAGTCTTGCCCCCTACGACAATCGTGCCCCTGGCTCTGGTAGAAGCCCTGAAAGACGTGGCCCTGCTAATGGCAATGGTCGAGATCACAGAAGCCGATCCCGAAACAACGGAGGTAGCCGCAGTCGCAGCAATAcccagcatggccagcgTTTGAACCTTGGCCAGCAGAACAATTATTATGCGCAGCAGCAAGGCGGCGCAGCTGTTGCtggcgccgcggccgacGCCGGCCAAAGtgccaacgccaagaagATCCGCAGCCTTCAGAAGAAGATTCGTGCGATTGAGGATTTAGAAATGCGACTTGCTGGCGGAGAGAAGCTTGAAGACACACAAGTCAAGAAGATCAACACCAAGTCGGCTGTGTTGAGAGAGCTCGAAGGCTTAGAAAAGGAGGCTTAATCTTGTGACAAGATATCCGTGTATATATGGAATGGGCAATTTTTATCATGATGTGATCCCGGATGGAGCGGTTCCATGCAGGGGAGATTTCATCCCTACGTTATGTGTGGACATGCAAGCTGTGTCggcaagcaaagcaaatTGAACAGATGCCAACATGATTGACGGACTCTGGATGTATGTATGACAAGAAGGAAGCTGTCTTTTTGTGTTTTGGAAAACCGTCAATTGCGTCACATCGAAAACATGGGGCGTCACAGTGGTGCATCCCAGCCTGCATCGGGCTGGTGTAGTATGATGAGGCAAAACTTGATCTCACGGGGTTGAGATTGAGGGGGGACAAATATTGAGAGTGGCATTTGGAGGGAGTAAAAAGTTGGAAGAACCTGCTGGTGTTTGATGACGGAGAATTGCATCTTGATAACCCAGCGAGTCGACAAGGTCTGAATAGAACGATAACACTTCATTGTAATTGGTGTCTTCTGAAAATGTAGAGATTTTGGTTGAGAACTGCCCATTGTGATGGTATTAAAACGTTGAAGAATTGTGTCAACAGCCGCTGTGAGTGAGTGCAAGGATGTGTCATAGGATTTGATGTCCTTGTGGAAGAGATAGATCAGTTGCTCATCCAGACGTCGCCTCGCGCAGCTCGACCAGGTGGCGAGACGGAGCGTCAACGCCAAAGTCCAACGCTACAACATATTTGGTTCGCAATAAAGGAGGGAAAACGTGTTCGAAGTCGTGTTGAAGCCGGTGCTGCGAAATGCTGACCGTGTGTAATTGTCCCAGGACTCGGTTTCAAATTGCAAAGAAAGCTTTAGATCCATAACGCGTAATAGTGCTTGCCTCTTCAACAATTCGCATCGATTCGATGCCCGGTTAGCTCAATCGGTAGAGCGTGAGACTCTTACGAGTACACGAAATCTCAAGGTTGCGGGTTCGACCCCCGCATCGGGCTGTTCCTATATAAGAACGATTGACAACATATTTTTTTGGGCAAATTCTTAGCAAATTGTCTTGCCccccctcttttttttcctttttcttcttcaacttctAGCCATTGATCGCCAGGGAAATTGGAAATTGACCGTTGGATATATTTTTCAAGCCGCGTGCTTCTAATTGCCGTCAGATGGTATCTCTGTGCCTATTCCAAGATCTCTCCCAGGGCAGGTCGATTGTCAGCATGGGATTCTCGCTGGACAGACGAATATGCAGCACGGCTGGGCTGCTGGTCAAGGCAACTCTCCTTTGGCGGTTCAACTCGTAGGAAAGAAGGTAGGTACTGTTTTAATGTGTTCATTTTTATTCATCTACTAATAACTGAGAGTTGTATGTTGTTCGACAGATAtcggtggccatgatgcagGGCTTCAAAAGCAGGAAAATAGGATAATAAACAAACTCCAAGCAACGCTATGCGAAACCGCCCTCGGCGAAAACATTTGAATCCGAGCCGCCATCAGTCGCTCTGACCCGTATTGGACTCGTTCACTCTGGCGACGTTtttctcggcggcatctctGTCAGCCAGCATCCTGGCCGCCCTTCTCTCCATCCTGGCCACGCCCCTGGCCCTCTTCTCGTCCAGCTTCGCCTGGTCCTCTCGCAGCTGGCGAATGACTCTGCTCTTTGCGCGAATTTTGCCACCATATCTCCAGAACACAAAGGGGATAGGGATGATGGCGACCTCGAGCAGACCAAGCAGAGTGCCCGCCCACTGCGCACTGAGCACGCGGTACATTTGCGGGCCAGCAAGGGGCAGCGTGCCGCCGATTACGCTCctgatgacggcgttgcCGGCCAGAGCGCTTGCGGCGTAGATGCCGTAGGCCCCGGCGAGGTAGTTGGATCCGTAGATGAAGCTGATTGTGTTGCCGCATCCAAAGGGGATGCCAAAGGCTATGGGCGCGGCCCAGTGGATGGACGCGGGCAGGCAAGTCCACGAAaagccaagctggccgacgGCCGTGGAGACagcgccaatggccatgatggaagccTGCGCCTCGGGGTACGGCTTGCCCGTCTCTGGGTCTCGCGCCTGCAAGTTGATGATGTGTCGAAACAAGGGCTCGGCAGCGATGGCGGTCAGAGTGCCGATTCCGATTCCGCAGAATGCCAGGCCGGATATGCCAGGACCCCATCCCCTGTGCTGTGAGAAGACGATGGGGTAGGCAACGAAGCAGAGGTAGAGAATTCCGTAAATGATGGAGATCCTGTGCGTTTTCCGGGGTCAGCCAGTTTGgacacgcacacacacacacacacacacacacacacaaagGATGCGCGAAATCTTCCGTACCAGAAATTCATGAACCACAGGATGGGCTCGGTCGCAAACAGGACGAATGGCCGGCTCAGGTTTACCTTGAGCAGGTGCAGAGTCGACACCCGTTGGTCGTACTGGCACCAGTACCGGGGGTCGTCCATTTGCCTGCGCATCCTGGCGGCCTTGCGCTGTAGAACCTTTGGCGCATACGTCTCCTTGACGGTGCACATGAGGGCAATGGCGAGgccggccatgatgagcACAATCCAGTTGGCCCAGCGCCATCCGAGGTATTGAAACACGAAGCCGCCGATGATGGGGCCCGTAACGGGGCCGTTGAGCGGTGCCACTCCGAAGAGAGACATGCTCCTGGCGAGATAGTCTGGGTTTGAGACATCGACGACACTGCCCGGCGCGTTGGAAATCAtgacggcgccaaagaaTGCCCTGCACCAAGGATTTGGTTGTTAATACAAACGTTCAGCCGGCGGGGGGCCATTCTAGTGGTTCGGAGGCAAATAAATAACACgcggggaagaaaaaaagaaagaaagaaaaaagaaaaaagaaaaaagaaaaaagagagacgTACCCGATGAAACGCACCACGATAATGGTGGTCAAGGAGTTCGCCAGACCGCAAGGGATAATCAAGACGGCCCACAGGCAAAGACACACAATGTAGATGATTTGGCGGCCGTACAGCTCACTCAAGGGAGCAACAACCAGGCTGCCggcagcgaggccgaggaggtaCGTGGTCATGCCAAGCGTGACAATGGTGGTTGTTGAGCCAAACTCTTGGATCAAGCCGGGCGTGGATGAGGTATAGCTGGTGCTGTACATGGTGGCAACCCAGGTGGCAAACGACACACAAAAGATGCACCAGCATCTGTACCACAGGGGCCAGTTCCTGGGGTTCTCGGGGTCGTTTTCCTCAAAGTACACCTCGTACTCTGGCGGACGGGATGCGGTGCTGCCGATGCTGGTGCCGGTCCTGGTGTAGGTGATGGGCTCGCGGGCCATACGCTCGGCTTCCGTCTCGACATCGGGCGTGATGCAGTGGTCGAGGTTCTCATACGGGTCAGTGGCATCCAGCCGTTGAGAAGCATTCGACGGCCGGCTGCGGTTGGTGTACGAGGGTTTGATGGGCTCGAGCCGAGGCGACTCGGCGTCAGACCAGGAGCGGGAGGTGGACGACGGGATGGTATCGAGCTGGTTTCCGTCACCCGCGGACGTTGCTGCCGGTGCCTTTTCGGGATCGGGAGCCATTTGTCGGACCAGACAGCCTTTGGCTGTCGAGACTTGGTTCTTTTAGGTGCCCAGAAGGACGCAGGGTCGGTTGATGTCGGAGCCGGATGTATCTCTATGCTTTCCACAGCCGTGGAATGGGAGCCGGTGGGACATTGGGCAGAAGCGCAAGATAGACAACAGCACAAGGGACACGGGGGTTGAGAAAGATGGAggttggagaagaagaaaaaacccTACGCGCACACGAGGAGATGTTGAGAGACGAACCAGGGCCGGGCCGTACGTCGGACTGAGATTTGGCACGAGCACGGACAGACGGGACTGGTTGACGGGAACCGCAACCGGAGCAAAAAAGGGAAGAGCAACAGGAGCAACAGGAGCATGAATAGGAATAGCAGCAGAAACAGGGATGGAAATGGGGACCAACTCTTGTACATGCATGCGTGTGTAGAACGGGATGGGGGAAGCTGTATCGTACGAGTCACATAGTCCGAGGGGACAGACAGAGAACACGGGATAaggagaagacgaagaagaaaaacccTGAGGGTTACATTGCTGGAATGCTGGCTACAGTATTGCGAAAGGGCAGACAATTGAACTACCGTTTGCGGCCGTCATGGATCAATGAATGAACGGATCATTGTTGTCCACGGGTTGCGTCGGACATAAAGCGGAGACTTGGAATTTCCTAGGTGGGACGGAACCGAGTCCGCCATTCTGACTCGCCCGAGCATCTGGAGCGGTGTGGCCCCCGAGCCGCCCAAGTGGGTTCTCGTGTCGAGCAGTCCGCGGAATATCGCACCAGGGCCGACCACGGAGTCTATATATACTTAGGTA from Metarhizium brunneum chromosome 2, complete sequence includes these protein-coding regions:
- the RBA50 gene encoding RNA polymerase II-associated protein RBA50, whose amino-acid sequence is MDPTLLIGDIVERDSKEKRPVRFPAVPSSSTGFPSHKRRWNNSAFKQQRAGNLDQKAPAFEENENVDIQGTGKQNDNPSQGFDRAERQRIDRENRQKLAAMTPQEIAQAQEDIMTGLNPGLVQRLLQRATIDEPTGPSPFDLPDDVTKTTGQAEIPLSNPPSIEISDSEKPQNVQPLEERHQPASGPHGREPAGLPSKKIADDYDEDKAPSQIPADLFPIKELPKTTHFPVPPSLPDLDPSDPNFLATLHEKYFPELPADPSKLAWMAPLPSEDSTADKDSTYYPHPEISVSALRFDFRGRFLSPRVSRSIASTKGLHHHGEAPEAAGYTIAELARLARSAVPAQRCLAYQTLGRILYRLGNGEWGKTDNDPIAMGIWAAAKKGRVLDSLMEAAAGEGGHRGSRAYATEALWLFERGGWKEKYQGR
- the EIF2A gene encoding Eukaryotic translation initiation factor 2A; translation: MASPLQFAYRTQKAIGVFDAAPAYEPLAGFTKPEGNLRCSAYSPCGRFFGWASPETVTVVDASAGNVVLVLPIINVYELGFSPLGTFVITWERPAKDEAGDATKNLKIWRTVEDGVAGADKQPIGRFVQKQQGGWNLQYTADEKYCARLVTNEVQFYQSHDLVTVWNKLRVEGAANFALAPGSQNHAVAVFVPERKGQPAVVKVYNVPLFQNPISQKTFFKGDKVQFKWNKRGSSLLVLAQTDVDRSGKSYYGETTLYLLSTNGAFDARVTLDKEGPIHDVSWSPNSREFGVVYGYMPAKATIFNDRAVAKYSFPLGPRNTITFSPNARFVLVAGFGNLAGQIDVYDLEKDYRKVCTIESGNPSVCEWSPDSRYIMTATTSPRLRVDNGVKLWHVGGSIMYSEDMVELYNVLWRPSAPENVAGGDPLNPVPSPHASAAAYLGTVKTPSKPAGAYRPPGARGLATPLHFKREDEGGAAHFVSNGTQNVGPNGFGRPRRGVPGAEPAEPSQAAARVVPGAEPVGEDGAKKNKKKRGKKNNQEGRPEAEPNGGASLAPYDNRAPGSGRSPERRGPANGNGRDHRSRSRNNGGSRSRSNTQHGQRLNLGQQNNYYAQQQGGAAVAGAAADAGQSANAKKIRSLQKKIRAIEDLEMRLAGGEKLEDTQVKKINTKSAVLRELEGLEKEA
- the mdrA_2 gene encoding Major facilitator superfamily multidrug transporter mdrA; its protein translation is MAPDPEKAPAATSAGDGNQLDTIPSSTSRSWSDAESPRLEPIKPSYTNRSRPSNASQRLDATDPYENLDHCITPDVETEAERMAREPITYTRTGTSIGSTASRPPEYEVYFEENDPENPRNWPLWYRCWCIFCVSFATWVATMYSTSYTSSTPGLIQEFGSTTTIVTLGMTTYLLGLAAGSLVVAPLSELYGRQIIYIVCLCLWAVLIIPCGLANSLTTIIVVRFIGAFFGAVMISNAPGSVVDVSNPDYLARSMSLFGVAPLNGPVTGPIIGGFVFQYLGWRWANWIVLIMAGLAIALMCTVKETYAPKVLQRKAARMRRQMDDPRYWCQYDQRVSTLHLLKVNLSRPFVLFATEPILWFMNFWISIIYGILYLCFVAYPIVFSQHRGWGPGISGLAFCGIGIGTLTAIAAEPLFRHIINLQARDPETGKPYPEAQASIMAIGAVSTAVGQLGFSWTCLPASIHWAAPIAFGIPFGCGNTISFIYGSNYLAGAYGIYAASALAGNAVIRSVIGGTLPLAGPQMYRVLSAQWAGTLLGLLEVAIIPIPFVFWRYGGKIRAKSRVIRQLREDQAKLDEKRARGVARMERRAARMLADRDAAEKNVARVNESNTGQSD